Below is a window of Culturomica massiliensis DNA.
TCGCTGGTTTATGACCCCGCAGACGGTAAACGCCTATTATAATCCGACGACGAATGAAATCTGTTTCCCTGCCGGTATTTTGCAATATCCGTTTTTCGATATGAATGCAGATGATGCCTTTAATTACGGGGCTATCGGTGTTGTGATCGGACACGAGATGACCCACGGATTCGACGACCAGGGACGGCAGTACGATAAGGAAGGGAATCTGGCCGACTGGTGGACGGAGACCGATGCCGTTAATTTCGGGGCCGGTACCCAAAAACTGGTAAATCACTTCGATAGTATTGAGGTGTTACCGGGATTGTTTGCCAACGGTAAGTTGACTTTGGGAGAGAATATAGCTGACCACGGAGGTTTACAGGTGGCTTATACGGCATTTAAGGAAGCTACTGCCGGTAAAGAGTTGCCGGTTATCGACGGATTTACGCCCGAACAACGTTTCTTCCTGGCTTATGCCAATGTATGGGCAGGGAATATCCGGGATGAGCAAATCCGGGTACAGACGAAATCCGATCCTCATTCATTGGGACGCTGGCGGGTGAACGGTGCGCTTCCGCATATCAATGCCTGGTATGAAGCTTTCGGTATTCAGGAAGGTGATCCGTTGTATCTGGCTCCGGAAAAACGGGCTGTTATCTGGTAGTCCGCAATGTATTAATGATTTGAACGGCTGTCTGAAATTTCCAGGCAGCCGTTTTATTTTTGAAAATCAGGCTTTGTTGAGTTTTTTCAATGCTTTTATCAGGAATATGGAACTGATGGCTCCGGCCAGCAGGTCGGAGATAGGATTGGCAAACCATACTCCGTCGAGGTGATAAAATCGGGGAAGCAGGTATAGGATCGGTATCAGGATAATCACCTGGCGAAGCAGGGAGAGAAAAGCGGCGATGCCTGCCTTACCGATGGATTGATAGTAGCTGCCGATAATGATTTGAAAACCAACGACCGGAAAAAAGAGCGTAAATATCCGCAAGCCTTTCCGTCCGAGTTCGAATAGTTCCGGGTTATTGGTATTGAAAATCCGGACAATCTCTCCGGGCAATAGCTGTGTGAGTGCAAATCCGCCGAAGGAAATGAATGTGGCGGCATAGATACAGATGAGCAGGGTTTCTTTGACCCGTTTGTACTGCTCGGCTCCGAAGTTAAATCCGATGATGGGTTGTGATGCCATATTGATGGCTATGATGCTCATAACCAGTAATTGACCTACACTGTTGATGATGCCCATTGCTCCGACAGCCAGTTCTCCTCCGTAGCGGATCAATTGGGTGTTTAGCACGGCTTGCACGGCACTGGCCGCCATTTGCATGGAGAAGGGCGCGAAGCCGATGGTGATGATGTTGTATATGATGTGGCTGTTCAGACGCAGGTTACTGAAATGCAGTTTAAGGGTAGAGCGTTTGCTGTAGAAATGGGCTACTACCCATATACAGAGTACGAATTGGGAAATGATGGTGGCGATGGCGGCACCTTTTACCCCCATACCGAAACCGAAAATGAAAATCGGGTCGAGTACCGTGTTGGTACCGGCAGAAATAAAGAGGGAATACATCGCGGTTTTCGGATTGCCTTCGGCCCGGCAGGCATTGTTCAGGATAAATCCGATGTTGGCGAAGATATTGGCGAATAGGATGTATTCGAAATATTCCAGTGCATAGGGCATGGCTCCTTCTCCTTCTCCGAAAATTTTCAGCAGGGGATACCGGTATATGTATCCGAATAGGGTCAGCAGAATGGAAATGATTATACCCAATGTGACGGCATTTCCCAGAACCCATTCGGCGCGTTTGTAGTCTCTTTTTCCCATATTGATGGAAATGCGGACATTGGCTCCGATGGCGACGAGCATAGCGAAGGCAAAGATAATCAGCATCAGGGGAAAGACGGCACTGAGTCCGGAAAGAGCCAGAGCATCGACGCCGCGACCGATAAATATACGGTCGACGATGTTGTACAATGCGTTGACGAGTACTCCTGTAAAAGCCGGAAGAAAATATTTCCACAACAGGCGACGTATGCCCATTTCTTCCATTTCTTTTATGTTTTTTACCGCTCTGTCCATATTATGAGTTACGATACATTTATCTTTCCGGTGAGGATACAGGTTTTGCTGCCGACCGGTTAACGGGGCACCGGAATATATAGTAATTTTAAATTGTGTATATACTAACTTCGTATATAAAGTCGTTGATATCCATAAGATTTTACGGATCCGGAGGCTTTATTTAAGTTTTTGATTTACGATAGATGACAGCAATTTTCGTTCCAATTGTGTATCGATCGTAAATAAAGAGGGCAACAGCCCTGAAAATATTTAAAGGGTCGCAACGCTAGTATTGTTCTTTTTCATTCGGGAAATCACCGCTTTTCACATCGGCAGCATAACGTCCGACGGCTTCGGTCATTTCGTCAAAAAGATTGAGGTAACGGCGTAAAAAACGGGGCGAAAATTCTTTGTTGATACCGAGCATGTCGTGGATGACCAGTACCTGTCCGTCTACTCCGTTACCGGCACCGATACCGATTATCGGAATGGATAATTCGCGGGCCACCTGTTCGGCCAGGGCTGCCGGTATTTTTTCAAGCACAATACCGAAGCAGCCTGCTTCTTCCAGTAAATGAGCGTCTTCGATCAGCTTCTGGGCTTCGGCCTGTTCTTTGGCCCGAACGGAATAGGTACCGAATTTATGGATACTTTGTGGGGTCAGTCCCAGGTGTCCCATAACCGGTATGCCGGCTGAAAGTATGCGTTTGATGGATTCGACAACTTCAATACCGCCTTCGAGCTTTACGGCATCGGCTGCCGTTTCTTTCATGATCCGGATGGCAGAACAAAGGGCTTCTTTGCTGTTGCCCTGGTAGCTGCCGAAAGGCATGTCGACGACGACCAGGGCCCTTTTTACACCTTTTACTACAGAGGCACCGTGGTAAATCATCTGGTCGAGGGTAATGGGCAGGGTCGTTTCGTTACCGGCCATTACATTGGAAGCCGAGTCGCCTACC
It encodes the following:
- a CDS encoding MATE family efflux transporter, with translation MDRAVKNIKEMEEMGIRRLLWKYFLPAFTGVLVNALYNIVDRIFIGRGVDALALSGLSAVFPLMLIIFAFAMLVAIGANVRISINMGKRDYKRAEWVLGNAVTLGIIISILLTLFGYIYRYPLLKIFGEGEGAMPYALEYFEYILFANIFANIGFILNNACRAEGNPKTAMYSLFISAGTNTVLDPIFIFGFGMGVKGAAIATIISQFVLCIWVVAHFYSKRSTLKLHFSNLRLNSHIIYNIITIGFAPFSMQMAASAVQAVLNTQLIRYGGELAVGAMGIINSVGQLLVMSIIAINMASQPIIGFNFGAEQYKRVKETLLICIYAATFISFGGFALTQLLPGEIVRIFNTNNPELFELGRKGLRIFTLFFPVVGFQIIIGSYYQSIGKAGIAAFLSLLRQVIILIPILYLLPRFYHLDGVWFANPISDLLAGAISSIFLIKALKKLNKA
- the panB gene encoding 3-methyl-2-oxobutanoate hydroxymethyltransferase, yielding MSVESKAKIVTTHVLYEMKQRGEKISMLTAYDYSMARIVDAAGIDVILVGDSASNVMAGNETTLPITLDQMIYHGASVVKGVKRALVVVDMPFGSYQGNSKEALCSAIRIMKETAADAVKLEGGIEVVESIKRILSAGIPVMGHLGLTPQSIHKFGTYSVRAKEQAEAQKLIEDAHLLEEAGCFGIVLEKIPAALAEQVARELSIPIIGIGAGNGVDGQVLVIHDMLGINKEFSPRFLRRYLNLFDEMTEAVGRYAADVKSGDFPNEKEQY